The following proteins are co-located in the Dermacentor albipictus isolate Rhodes 1998 colony unplaced genomic scaffold, USDA_Dalb.pri_finalv2 scaffold_22, whole genome shotgun sequence genome:
- the LOC135915756 gene encoding NLR family CARD domain-containing protein 3-like, whose product MDLAESLTPCTYSQGGTCSIFPQLNEINGLLRQIKLELRETSPGTLSLTQAPYLRLRQDIVHDQQPWAWHLLDAVLQKHLCVISLYVDEHKDPTGIPFDILIRKVPSLVMLRLRAVVERNEGLSGLAGALMSAHCLQNLRLEAIFLNADCVRLLSNYFSTTASLGTLSLAHTHVDPSVAEQLLMALEQNCTIRTLLLSACLCFRGVFLGHGSQLANCLSANATLQSLILDRCCFDCTPGLRVIMDALRTTRRLSTLYLIGFTNTKAFAELMPLIISENDALRSLKVVPSEVGGDLCECYLNYKCASCEVDYTNSEVGNISSITNAIAHNRWLQHLTVDLSKSFLEECWNFFQALRQNTTLSKVSVVGIRNEHAHSICQMIREGGLESRISLQCALNVQEPVEALIPCRKMTSICINAMQPECSQLLSRALMLLPFWGHVIELTLRLGADGLVKGHGHLVPYLEQTTKLRDFKLKVDGPVTLVHIRRRLLTAIFRNVSIRKLHIDRGLITNLEEAQALASALCGNNTLCEFSLFCDSDLSLIDELLRSLALGLQANRTLCWLHHTQVYYTPHYNAVQDVLRRNRAMATCAAHFVVGTKRTQRCAEAFHYVSDTPGLIDYVMQTASIDEMRAAYAIRKALSSNIQDGRISQYWSAN is encoded by the coding sequence ATGGACCTAGCCGAAAGCCTCACTCCGTGCACTTACAGCCAAGGTGGCACGTGCTCCATATTTCCTCAACTAAACGAGATCAACGGCCTCCTGCGACAAATCAAGCTCGAGCTTCGGGAGACATCCCCAGGAACGCTGTCGCTGACGCAGGCGCCCTACCTGCGCCTGCGTCAAGACATCGTGCACGATCAGCAACCCTGGGCATGGCACCTGCTCGATGCCGTccttcagaagcatctctgtgtcaTCTCTCTCTACGTCGACGAGCACAAGGACCCCACAGGTATCCCGTTCGACATATTGATCCGGAAGGTGCCCTCCCTCGTCATGCTGCGGCTACGAGCCGTGGTTGAGAGGAACGAAGGGCTCTCTGGTCTCGCAGGAGCTTTGATGTCAGCCCACTGCCTTCAGAATTTGCGCTTGGAAGCCATTTTTCTGAACGCCGACTGCGTTCGGCTTCTAAGCAACTATTTCTCCACAACAGCGAGTTTAGGAACTCTCTCACTGGCTCATACGCACGTAGATCCCAGTGTCGCAGAGCAGCTGCTCATGGCACTGGAGCAAAACTGCACAATCCGCACACTGCTGCTGAGCGCATGCCTCTGCTTTCGGGGTGTTTTCTTGGGTCACGGCAGCCAGTTAGCTAACTGCCTAAGCGCTAATGCCACCTTGCAGTCGCTGATCCTAGACCGCTGCTGCTTCGACTGCACGCCAGGTTTGCGGGTCATTATGGACGCGCTCCGGACCACCCGGCGGCTTTCGACACTTTATCTAATTGGATTCACCAATACCAAGGCTTTCGCGGAGCTTATGCCGCTAATTATTTCTGAAAACGATGCCCTGCGTAGTTTGAAGGTCGTGCCATCGGAAGTAGGAGGCGACTTGTGCGAATGCTATTTAAACTACAAGTGTGCATCCTGTGAGGTGGACTACACGAACAGCGAGGTGGGAAACATCAGTTCGATTACAAATGCAATCGCGCACAACAGGTGGCTGCAACATCTAACTGTAGACCTGTCTAAATCATTCCTTGAAGAATGCTGGAACTTCTTCCAGGCGCTTCGTCAAAATACCACCCTGAGCAAGGTCAGTGTCGTTGGCATCCGTAATGAACACGCACACAGCATATGCCAAATGATACGAGAAGGTGGTCTGGAGAGTCGAATCTCCCTGCAGTGTGCGCTCAACGTCCAAGAGCCAGTCGAGGCGCTGATCCCATGTCGGAAAATGACATCCATCTGCATAAACGCCATGCAGCCAGAATGCAGTCAACTCCTGAGCAGGGCACTCATGCTGTTGCCGTTTTGGGGCCACGTGATAGAGCTGACCCTTAGGCTCGGTGCAGATGGTTTGGTGAAGGGACACGGGCACTTGGTGCCTTATTTGGAGCAAACGACCAAGCTGAGGGATTTCAAACTGAAGGTCGATGGACCCGTCACACTGGTGCATATTCGACGACGCCTCCTAACTGCAATTTTCCGCAACGTCAGTATTCGAAAACTGCATATAGACAGGGGACTGATCACTAACCTGGAAGAGGCACAAGCATTGGCTAGCGCACTGTGTGGCAATAATACACTGTGCGAGTTTTCACTTTTTTGCGACAGCGACTTGTCGCTCATCGATGAACTGTTGCGCAGCTTGGCTTTGGGTCTGCAAGCAAACCGCACGCTATGTTGGCTACACCACACGCAAGTATACTACACGCCACACTACAACGCTGTGCAGGACGTGCTCCGCCGCAACCGCGCCATGGCAACGTGCGCAGCGCACTTCGTAGTGGGGACCAAACGAACCCAGCGCTGCGCCGAAGCCTTCCACTACGTCTCGGACACCCCGGGCCTTATTGATTACGTCATGCAAACGGCGTCCATAGACGAAATGCGGGCAGCCTACGCCATACGGAAAGCGCTGTCCAGCAATATCCAAGATGGACGCATTTCACAGTACTGGTCTGCGAACTAA